In Candidatus Aramenus sp. CH1, the sequence GACGTCTAAGTCCACTAGAACTGCCCCCCTCAAGGAAAGGGCAAGGAGGGCTGACACCAGGCTCTTCCCTACGCCCCCCTTTGCGCTCATAACTGCTATTGCCTTCTTCCCCCTGAGCTTTTCCTTAGCCAACTGTCTGAGCGGTTCCACTTTCCTCTACCTCTATACCGTCTATAGTTATGTCTTGGGTCTCAGCTACTATGTCGTGGGATCCACACCTAGGGCACTTGAGGAAGGAGGGAGCCAACGCAGGCATCAAGTGAAGGGGGTACTCCTCGCCGAACTCTCCCTTCAAGGACTCCAGCTGGTCACTCACGTCCTTAAGCGAGAAGGTCAAACCGCAGTTCCTGCATTTGAATATAGGGTCCTTAAATACGACCTCTAGCTCGGCCTTATCTAGAGGAGAGTCCCCCTTCATTGTGTCGAAGGCCTCCTTCAATATTTCCACGTCGAGGAAGGAGAAGGAGGGTATGCCCACCTTGACCTTCTTTACTTGAGTCACGTGGTTTTCGCTCGCCCAGTTTACCACTGTCCTTATTACGGCGTCGGCGACAGACCACTCGTGCATACTAACTAATTGAACGGAAAGTAAAAAACTTTTTAGGGTAGATCTATTAAGACATGTCTAGTTAATGATGACACGTGTCTACAAAAGTCTAAATAGCCAAACTAGTAAAGTTTTCAAAATTTAAGAATATTAGAGTCGAAAGCTTACATCTTCTTATGAAGGTAAAAGTAGGGGACAAGGCTCCAGACTTCACAGCCCTTAA encodes:
- a CDS encoding hydrogenase/urease maturation nickel metallochaperone HypA; its protein translation is MHEWSVADAVIRTVVNWASENHVTQVKKVKVGIPSFSFLDVEILKEAFDTMKGDSPLDKAELEVVFKDPIFKCRNCGLTFSLKDVSDQLESLKGEFGEEYPLHLMPALAPSFLKCPRCGSHDIVAETQDITIDGIEVEESGTAQTVG